The stretch of DNA CGGGTGAACGCCGAGCTGGAGCGGACGATGAAGGAGGCGTACGACCGGGTCGCCCAGCTCGCGCGCACGCGCAAGGTGCCCCTGCGCACCGCGGCGTACATCCTGGCCATCGGCCGGGTGGGCAAGGCCACGGTGCTGCGCGGCATCTGACGAGCGGAGGGATGGCCCCCCGTCCCTTTCGTCCGGGCCGCGCATCGGTTATGGGGCGCGACACATACCCATGGTCACGCTCCAGGATATCGAGGCCGCCCAGCAGCGCATCGGCGAAGCCATCCACCGCTCCCCCTGCCCGCGCTCCGAGCAGTTCAAGGACATCACCCAGTGCGCGGCGCTCTACTGCAAGATGGAGAACCTGCAGCGCACGGGAGCCTTCAAGGAGAGGGGCGCGCTCAACACCCTGCTCTCCCTGACGCCCGAGGAGCGGGCGCGCGGTGTCATCGCCGCCTCCGCGGGCAACCACGCCCAGGGGCTCGCCTACCACGCCGGCCGCCAGGGCATCTCCAGCACCATCGTGATGCCCGAGCGCACGCCCATCATCAAGGCCTCGCGCACGCGCGCCTACGGCGCCCAGGTGGTGCTGCACGGCAGCAACTTCGACGAGGCCTACGCCGAGGCCCTGCGGCTGCAGGAGCGCGACGGGCGCGTCTTCATCCACCCCTTCAATGATCCACGCGTCATCGCCGGCCAGGGCACCATCGGCCTCGAGCTGCTCGAGCAGTGCCCCCACATGGACATGGTGGTGGTGCCCATTGGCGGCGGCGGGCTCATCTCCGGCGTGGCGTGCGCGCTCAAGGAGACCAACCCGCGCATCAAGATCATCGGCGTGCAGGCCTCGGCCATCGCGAGCATGAAGGCCTCGGTGGACGCGGGCCAGGTGACGGAGCTGCCCGCGGGCACCACCATCGCGGACGGCATCGCGGTGCGGCGCCCCGGCGACTACACCTTCGAGATGATCCGCCGCTACGTGGACGACATCGTCACGGTGGACGAGGAGGAGATCGCCAACGCCATCCTCCTGCTGCTCGAGCGCGAGAAGACGGTGACCGAGGGCGCGGGGGCCGTGGGGCTCGCGGCGCTCATCAACGGCAAGATTCCCTCGGCGCGAGGCCGCAAGGTGGTGCTGCTGCTGTCCGGGGGCAACATCGACGTCAACCTGGTCAGCCGCATCATCGAGCGCGGCCTGGTGAAGGACGGGCGCCTGGTGCGGCTGGTGGTGCGCATGCCGGACCGGCCGGGGATGCTCGCGCGGCTCACGGCGGGAATCGCCCAGCAGGGCGCCAACGTGGTGGAGATCTACCACAACCGCGCCTTCTCCCGGACGGGCCTGGGCGAGGTGGCGGTGGAGGTGACGTTGGAGACGCGAGGACGCGGCCACATCGAGGAGTTGATGGCGAGCCTGGGACAGAACGGCTGGCAAGTCGCGGAAGAGACCTGAGCCATGACGACCACCTCCCATCCCCCCCGCGGGCCCCCTGTCTGGGGCACGGCCGCCCTGCTCTGCCTGCTGCCCATCGTCACCTACGCCAGCGTGATCTTCCGCCGCTACGGGCTGCGTGATGACTACGCCATCCTCCGGGAAGCGGAGATGGAGCCCGGGAAGATCTTCCGGGTGTGCGCCTCGCAAGGGCGGCCCCTGTATGGCGCCTTGCTCGAGCTGTCCACGCGCCTCGCCGGTGACATCGACGGCCTGAGCGGGCTGCGGCTGCTGGGCGTCGTGGCGCTCGGGCTGCTCGCCGTCTCGGTGTTCCTGCTCCTGCTCGGCGAGGGGTGGCGCCCGGCGCCCGCGGCCCTGCTCGCCGCCTTCCTGCCCCTGGCCCCCTCCGCGCAGGTGATCGCCAACTGGGGCATCTGCTGGCCCCAGGCGCCGGCCCTCCTCCTGGGCATCGGCGCCTTCGCGCTCGCCCGGCGCGGCCTGCCCTGGCCGCCCCAACCCCTTCCCCGCTCCCATGGATGGCGGCTCGCCGCGGTGGGCGCCATGGCCGCGGCGACGCTCACCTACCAGGCCAGTGGCCTGTTCTACGCCGTGCTGGTGGCGGCGGCCCTCGTGGCGCGGCGCGAGGCCTCGCTCCGGGACACCGCGCACTGGCTGGCGCGGCACCTGCTCGTCATGGGCCTGGGGCTGACCCTCGCGTTCTGCCTCACCAAGCTCGCCTTCGCGCTGGGATGGCTCACCCCCTCGGTCCGCATGGTGTTCGAGAAGCACTGGCTGGACAAGCTCGCCTGGGCACTCACCCACGTCCTTCCCAATGCCCTCGCCCTGACCGTGCTCAACAACAGCCCCGGCACCCCCTCCCCCGACAGCTATCGGCTCATGGTGGGCGTGACGCTGGTGTTGCTGGGCGCGGGGCTCGCCGTCGAGGGACAGCGCACGGGCCGCGCGGGCGTGGGCCGCTGGCTGCTCGGCCTGGTGATGCTGTCCGCCATCTCCTATTCGGTCAGCTTCCTCGCCGGAGAGCGCTGGCCCTCCTACCGCACCATCTACGCGCTCACCGGGGTGTGGAGCGTCTTCTTCGTCGCGTCGCTCGTGAACCTCGGCGGCGTCTGGCCCTCGCGCGGTCCACGCGTCGCGACGCTCCTGCTCGGGGGCTTCGTGGCGGCCAGTGCCGTCCTCGCCCACCAGCAATCGCTCGAGTTGTTCGCGCTGCCGCAGGCCCGGGAGCTGGCGCTCATGGAGGAGGGCGCGCGCCAGGTGGCGCCCCAGGCCCGGCCCCGGGTCTTCGTGCGCTACGCCCGGCAGACCGACACCTCCGCTCCCCGCCGCTACCTGGACGAGTTCGGCTCCGTGTCGGTGGATGCCGAGTGGGTGGCCAAGGAGATGCTCCGGGAGCTGGTGCAGGAGCGCTTTCCCCAGGAGCGCGATGTGAGCCGGCTCTACCGCTTCGCCGGCGGACAGGCCCTCACCGTGCCGAGCACCTACGACATCCTCGTCGACATGCGCCGGCTGCGGCCGGGCCCTGAACATTCACGCGGGATTTCCCTGCGTCAGCCTCCACCCCGATGATGGGGGTGCCGTGAAACACATGCTCCGTTCATCGGAATGCATGTGTTTCACGGTGGCTAGAGCAAGCGCATGAGTTCCATCACGTGCGCGTCATGCTCGCCGGCCTCGGCCAGCGCCTCCGCCAGGCGCAGCACGTAGTCGCGGTTGGAACCGCTGGGGCCGTGGGCGGAGCGCACCACCGCCGCGATCTCCTCCAGCGGGGAAGACCCCAGGTAGTGGGGATTGGAAGGGCCGGCCACGTACACCAGGGCGTCCAGCAGCGTGGCCTCGCGCGTCTCCAGGATCACCCGGTGCCGCTCGTACCCATTCTGCTCTCGGTAGTCCAGGTGGGCCAGCACCTCCTCTACCCGCTCGGTGGCGATCCGGTACGCCATCCCCCAGCAGCGCGCGCCGGGTTCCGGCACCAGCGTCACCACCCGTCCGGGCGCCGCCGGCACGCCCCGGTGGTCCGTCGAGGACTGCCAGAAGCGCCGCACCCAGCCCGTCAGCCACGCGTCACGCCGCTCCTCGTACGCGAAGGAGGGGCGGAAGATGAGTGAGCCATAGCCGAATATCCACATGGAGACGTTCCCGCGCGCCATCCTACGCGGCGACCCCGGGGCCGTCACCCGCGCGGCCCTCTCGAGAGGGCGGCACGGACCGTGCCAACCGGCTGGAGGGGGAACGGCGGGCCATCCGCCCGAGGGCCCTACCAGGAGCCAGGCCGCGAGACCTCGGCGGGCACGGTGCCACGGAGCCGCTCCCGACTGTCATTCATTCCCAGTCATCTTCCAGTCATTTTCCTATCACCCGCCAGTCATTTCCCAGTCATTCTCGAATGGCTTCATTTCATGGGCGGGGTGCATTGACATATACATCAATCATGATACCCAGTCAGACATGGAATTCCCTCTTCAATCCAGAACACTGCTCGGTCTGTCGCTGGCGCTCACCCTGGCGCAGGGTTGCGGCCCCGTGGAGCAGGAGCCCGAAACCGAGCCGGCCGCCACGGCCTCGCGGGGGCTCGGCGTGAGCGGCTTCGCGGAGCTGCACCACCACATGTTCGCCGAGGAGGCGTTCGGAGGCGGGTGGTTCCATGGGGAGCACACGGGTGCCCTGACGCGCTGTGATGGCGGGTGGCCCGAGAGCGACCATGCCCGGGTGCGCATGGATTTGAGCAACCTGCTCAACCTGTGCCCCAACTCGAGCAGCGTGGACCTGCGCGGGGTGCCGGTGGTGTCTCAGTTCTTCGGACTGGCGGGCGCGGTGGGCTCGGAGTTCATCGGGAAGATCGAGGGGACGGAGGGCGACACGGGCCTGCACGATGGCCGGCGCGACGTGGGCACCGAGTGGCCGCGGTGGGACACCATCGCCCACCAGCAGGCCTGGGAAGGCTGGCTGAAGCAGGCCCACGAGCGAGGCATGTCGCTGGTGACGGTCTCGCTGGTGAGCAATGGCTTTCTGTGCAGCGTGCTGCCGACACAGAACCTGAAGCGTCCGTGTGACGAGATGGCGGACATCGACGTGCAATTGCAGATGGCCCGCGCCTTCGATGCGCGCACGGACTGGGCGGAGATCGCCCTGTCGCCCGCCCACGCCCGGCAGATCATCGCCTCGGGCAAGCTGGCCATGGTGCTCTCCATCGAGACGAGCAAGCTCTTTGGCACCAAGGACTGGCGCACGGAGCTGGATCGCGTCTACGCGCTGGGCGTGCGCTCCATCCAGCCGGTGCACCAGTTGGACAACCGCTTCGGTGGCGCGGCGTTGCACAACGCCATCTTCCAGG from Cystobacter ferrugineus encodes:
- the ilvA gene encoding threonine ammonia-lyase, whose amino-acid sequence is MVTLQDIEAAQQRIGEAIHRSPCPRSEQFKDITQCAALYCKMENLQRTGAFKERGALNTLLSLTPEERARGVIAASAGNHAQGLAYHAGRQGISSTIVMPERTPIIKASRTRAYGAQVVLHGSNFDEAYAEALRLQERDGRVFIHPFNDPRVIAGQGTIGLELLEQCPHMDMVVVPIGGGGLISGVACALKETNPRIKIIGVQASAIASMKASVDAGQVTELPAGTTIADGIAVRRPGDYTFEMIRRYVDDIVTVDEEEIANAILLLLEREKTVTEGAGAVGLAALINGKIPSARGRKVVLLLSGGNIDVNLVSRIIERGLVKDGRLVRLVVRMPDRPGMLARLTAGIAQQGANVVEIYHNRAFSRTGLGEVAVEVTLETRGRGHIEELMASLGQNGWQVAEET
- a CDS encoding gamma-glutamylcyclotransferase; the encoded protein is MWIFGYGSLIFRPSFAYEERRDAWLTGWVRRFWQSSTDHRGVPAAPGRVVTLVPEPGARCWGMAYRIATERVEEVLAHLDYREQNGYERHRVILETREATLLDALVYVAGPSNPHYLGSSPLEEIAAVVRSAHGPSGSNRDYVLRLAEALAEAGEHDAHVMELMRLL